One window of Scylla paramamosain isolate STU-SP2022 chromosome 47, ASM3559412v1, whole genome shotgun sequence genomic DNA carries:
- the LOC135094905 gene encoding arrestin domain-containing protein 3-like yields the protein MGVLLRSQTEVNTSRWERAKESECVKRSQDSSISSISSPPPLPRACCRARAYLVMSLNLEVVLEPEKSCYTNGEDVTGWVNVKVETVTACRAILARARGFCEVRWESSSDDDDVVTDTETFFDHTITVWSGASYGENLMPGEFRFPFCFKLPDKLPPTYEGKYGHIRYSVEAQNDFQWGAVEKAIARFKVKPLQDLNEDPKLAESLPLRKEEMVCCLCCEEGPVMVSLTAEKGGYVAGEYVLITGEVTNRTSKVVESANIQLLQTITFYAKGNTKKQKNLLKEVQKPGFGAGGTDVWLSVPIRVPEYAVSIDHCHNISVEYKIRVAFSVGGYWDVDVENTFRVGTIPVGKVAFALDGDPSSNTQPSAPPLEDPITPPLPILEQPRALPAPTDPLAKEGKEGDGCALPVS from the exons aTGGGAGTCCTGTTGAGAAGCCAGACTGAGGTAAACACAAGCAGATGGGAGAGAGCAAAGGAGAGCGAGTGTGTCAAGAGGTCTCAGGACAGctccatctcttccatctcctctccaccacctctccctcgtGCCTGCTGCCGTGCCCGTGCCTACCTCGTGATGAGCCTCAACTTAGAGGTGGTGCTTGAGCCTGAGAAGTCTTGTTACACCAATGGCGAGGACGTGACTGGCTGGGTCAATGTGAAGGTGGAGACTGTTACGGCTTGCAGAG CCATCCTTGCTCGTGCCCGGGGGTTCTGCGAGGTGAGGTGGGAGTCCAGcagtgatgacgatgatgtggTGACCGACACAGAGACATTCTTCGACCACACCATCACTGTCTGGTCCGGGGCAA GTTATGGGGAGAACCTCATGCCGGGTGAATTCCGTTTCCCGTTCTGCTTCAAGCTCCCCGACAAACTCCCTCCAACTTACGAGGGAAAGTATGGACACATCCGCTACTCGGTGGAGGCGCAGAATGACTTCCAGTGGGGCGCTGTCGAGAAGGCTATTGCTCGCTTTAAAGTGAAGCCTTTGCAAGACTTGAATGAGGACCCCAAACTAGCT GAGTCTCTGCCATTGCGCAAGGAGGAGATGGTGTGCTGCCTGTGCTGTGAGGAGGGGCCGGTGATGGTTTCCCTCACAGCAGAGAAGGGTGGCTACGTGGCAGGGGAGTACGTGCTCATAACAGGCGAGGTGACTAACCGCACGTCCAAGGTGGTGGAGAGTGCCAATATCCAGCTACTGcag ACCATCACCTTCTATGCCAAAGGCAACaccaagaaacagaagaacttgCTAAAGGAGGTGCAGAAGCCTGGCTTCGGTGCTGGTGGCACTGAcgtctggctgtctgtcccAATCCGTGTCCCAGAGTATGCAGTGTCCATTGACCATTGCCACAACATCAGTGTGGAATATAAGATTagg GTTGCCTTCTCAGTGGGGGGCTACTGGGATGTGGATGTGGAGAACACCTTCAGGGTGGGCACCATACCTGTGGGCAAAGTGGCGTTTGCTCTGGATGGTGACCCCTCCAGCAACACCCAACCCTCGGCACCACCCCTGGAGGACCCCATcacacctcctctccccatcctgGAGCAGCCCCGTGCCCTCCCTGCCCCCACCGACCCACTGgcaaaggaaggcaaggagggggATGGCTGTGCCCTGCCTGTTTCTTAA
- the LOC135094900 gene encoding coiled-coil domain-containing protein 93-like isoform X2, whose product MISTETKPSPATAREGQVDIREDEDQSVKLSEIVELLLAAGYFRARIKGLSPFDKIVGGMTWCIETCNFDVDVDLLFHENLTIGQKIALTERIVSVVRSMGCPPRLEPHQIQGLDAIHIFPVIQWLVKKALETREEFGDETRQFAVHEFLQHHTDPQQQRRQEALGHVAATLASVQANYGPKRRLRRRPGTAPPDTPAARVHTTVLEYGLSSRRPPSLHVKQGDGIDEADGGSSSEMEEVERQLMKTLHMAEATEGRLSAQQVGSIVSSRAQEIAATSQHYSDLQQTIVNEVLGDSATSQLRALASLEQQRTALQAQLAEMETEKARAGVQVKEAMGRLQDAKRERQKAEEEMRSLGVKDDASRSALEELSRLVELNEAARKRETEFKDTCRKEAERMKAEISALQARITEVGEGQEEGERRLAAERERWGRARRQLAGRTRRVEAMRRLLDDRPGRAELSQYQRRFIELSNQVAATHRETQQFYNMYNTLADTKVYMDKELSLLNSILDNMAVALGNSSSMDEYLHQLETIVEGIRQNKMKLERRRTEERARKTNLSEELARLQDLNRQYAKTVHQLGQEIARSEALHLKLTAGRG is encoded by the exons ATGATATCCACGGAGACCAAGCCAAGCCCCGCCACGGCCAGGGaggggcag GTGGACATCAGGGAGGACGAGGACCAGAGTGTCAAGCTGTCAGAGATCGTAGAGTTGCTGCTGGCGGCCGGCTACTTCAGGGCGCGCATCAAGGGTCTCTCCCCCTTCGACAAG ATCGTGGGCGGCATGACCTGGTGCATTGAGACGTGTAATTTTGATGTGGATGTTGACCTTCTCTTCCATGAAAACCTCACTATTGGCCAGAAAAT agCGCTGACGGAGAGGATAGTGAGTGTGGTAAGGTCCATGGGCTGCCCCCCCCGCCTGGAGCCCCACCAGATCCAGGGTCTAGATGCCATCCATATTTTTCCAGtcatccag TGGCTGGTGAAGAAGGCTCTGGAGACAAGGGAGGAGTTTGGGGACGAGACGAGGCAGTTTGCAGTACACGAGTTTCTGCAGCATCACACCGAcccgcagcagcagcggcggcaagAGGCCCTGGGGCATGTCGCCGCTACCCTGGCCTCTGTGCAG GCTAACTATGGCCCCAAGAGGAGACTAAGACGCAGACCAGGGACAGCACCACCAGACACACCGGCAGCCCGCGTCCACACCACCGTGCTGGAGTATGGGCTGTCCTCGCGCCGCCCACCCTCCCTGCatgtcaag cAGGGTGATGGAATTGACGAGGCAgatggcggcagcagcagtgag atggaggaagtggagagacaGCTGATGAAGACCCTGCACATGGCTGAGGCAACAGAG ggtcgGCTCAGCGCTCAGCAGGTGGGGAGCATTGTGAGTTCCAGGGCTCAGGAGATTGCAGCCACATCTCAGCACTATTCCGACCTGCAGCAGACCATTGTG AATGAGGTGCTCGGGGACAGTGCCACCTCCCAGCTCCGGGCACTGGCGTCCCTGGAGCAGCAACGCACGGCACTGCAGGCCCAGCTGGCGGAGATGGAGACAGAGAAGGCCAGGGCTGGTGTGCAGGTGAAGGAGGCGATGGGCAGGCTGCAGGATGctaagagggagaggcagaaggcagaggaggaaatgaggagtcTTGGGGTGAAGGATGATGCCAGcaggag TGCCCTGGAGGAGCTGTCCCGCCTAGTTGAGCTGAATGAGGCGGCCCGCAAGAGGGAGACAGAATTCAAGGACACCTGCAGGAAGGAGGCCGAGAGAATGAAGGCTGAGAtcag CGCCCTGCAGGCAAGAATCacagaggtgggggaggggcaggaggagggggagaggaggttgGCGGCAGAGAGGGAGCGGTGGGGGCGGGCGCGGCGGCAGCTGGCCGGCAGGACGAGGCGTGTGGAGGCCATGCGACGACTGCTGGATGACAGGCCGGGCCGTGCTGAGCTGTCACAGTACCAGAGGAGGTTCATTGAGCTCTCCaaccaag tggccGCCACACACCGGGAGACGCAGCAGTTCTACAACATGTACAACACTCTGGCCGACACCAAGGTCTACATGGATAAGGAACTGTCCCTGCTCAACTCCATCCTGGATAACATGGCTGt TGCTCTCGGTAACTCCTCCAGCATGGACGAGTACCTACACCAGCTGGAGACCATAGTGGAGGGCATCAGGCAGAACAAGatgaag ctggAGAGGCGCCGGACAGAGGAGAGGGCCAGGAAGACGAACCTTAGTGAGGAGTTGGCAAGACTGCAGGACCTGAACCGCCAGTATGCCAAGACTGTACACCAGCTGGGACAGGAGATAGCACGCTCCGAGGCCCTGCACCTCAAGCTGACTGCCGGACGAGGGTAG
- the LOC135094900 gene encoding coiled-coil domain-containing protein 93-like isoform X1, with product MISTETKPSPATAREGQVDIREDEDQSVKLSEIVELLLAAGYFRARIKGLSPFDKIVGGMTWCIETCNFDVDVDLLFHENLTIGQKIALTERIVSVVRSMGCPPRLEPHQIQGLDAIHIFPVIQWLVKKALETREEFGDETRQFAVHEFLQHHTDPQQQRRQEALGHVAATLASVQANYGPKRRLRRRPGTAPPDTPAARVHTTVLEYGLSSRRPPSLHVKQGDGIDEADGGSSSEQMEEVERQLMKTLHMAEATEGRLSAQQVGSIVSSRAQEIAATSQHYSDLQQTIVNEVLGDSATSQLRALASLEQQRTALQAQLAEMETEKARAGVQVKEAMGRLQDAKRERQKAEEEMRSLGVKDDASRSALEELSRLVELNEAARKRETEFKDTCRKEAERMKAEISALQARITEVGEGQEEGERRLAAERERWGRARRQLAGRTRRVEAMRRLLDDRPGRAELSQYQRRFIELSNQVAATHRETQQFYNMYNTLADTKVYMDKELSLLNSILDNMAVALGNSSSMDEYLHQLETIVEGIRQNKMKLERRRTEERARKTNLSEELARLQDLNRQYAKTVHQLGQEIARSEALHLKLTAGRG from the exons ATGATATCCACGGAGACCAAGCCAAGCCCCGCCACGGCCAGGGaggggcag GTGGACATCAGGGAGGACGAGGACCAGAGTGTCAAGCTGTCAGAGATCGTAGAGTTGCTGCTGGCGGCCGGCTACTTCAGGGCGCGCATCAAGGGTCTCTCCCCCTTCGACAAG ATCGTGGGCGGCATGACCTGGTGCATTGAGACGTGTAATTTTGATGTGGATGTTGACCTTCTCTTCCATGAAAACCTCACTATTGGCCAGAAAAT agCGCTGACGGAGAGGATAGTGAGTGTGGTAAGGTCCATGGGCTGCCCCCCCCGCCTGGAGCCCCACCAGATCCAGGGTCTAGATGCCATCCATATTTTTCCAGtcatccag TGGCTGGTGAAGAAGGCTCTGGAGACAAGGGAGGAGTTTGGGGACGAGACGAGGCAGTTTGCAGTACACGAGTTTCTGCAGCATCACACCGAcccgcagcagcagcggcggcaagAGGCCCTGGGGCATGTCGCCGCTACCCTGGCCTCTGTGCAG GCTAACTATGGCCCCAAGAGGAGACTAAGACGCAGACCAGGGACAGCACCACCAGACACACCGGCAGCCCGCGTCCACACCACCGTGCTGGAGTATGGGCTGTCCTCGCGCCGCCCACCCTCCCTGCatgtcaag cAGGGTGATGGAATTGACGAGGCAgatggcggcagcagcagtgag cagatggaggaagtggagagacaGCTGATGAAGACCCTGCACATGGCTGAGGCAACAGAG ggtcgGCTCAGCGCTCAGCAGGTGGGGAGCATTGTGAGTTCCAGGGCTCAGGAGATTGCAGCCACATCTCAGCACTATTCCGACCTGCAGCAGACCATTGTG AATGAGGTGCTCGGGGACAGTGCCACCTCCCAGCTCCGGGCACTGGCGTCCCTGGAGCAGCAACGCACGGCACTGCAGGCCCAGCTGGCGGAGATGGAGACAGAGAAGGCCAGGGCTGGTGTGCAGGTGAAGGAGGCGATGGGCAGGCTGCAGGATGctaagagggagaggcagaaggcagaggaggaaatgaggagtcTTGGGGTGAAGGATGATGCCAGcaggag TGCCCTGGAGGAGCTGTCCCGCCTAGTTGAGCTGAATGAGGCGGCCCGCAAGAGGGAGACAGAATTCAAGGACACCTGCAGGAAGGAGGCCGAGAGAATGAAGGCTGAGAtcag CGCCCTGCAGGCAAGAATCacagaggtgggggaggggcaggaggagggggagaggaggttgGCGGCAGAGAGGGAGCGGTGGGGGCGGGCGCGGCGGCAGCTGGCCGGCAGGACGAGGCGTGTGGAGGCCATGCGACGACTGCTGGATGACAGGCCGGGCCGTGCTGAGCTGTCACAGTACCAGAGGAGGTTCATTGAGCTCTCCaaccaag tggccGCCACACACCGGGAGACGCAGCAGTTCTACAACATGTACAACACTCTGGCCGACACCAAGGTCTACATGGATAAGGAACTGTCCCTGCTCAACTCCATCCTGGATAACATGGCTGt TGCTCTCGGTAACTCCTCCAGCATGGACGAGTACCTACACCAGCTGGAGACCATAGTGGAGGGCATCAGGCAGAACAAGatgaag ctggAGAGGCGCCGGACAGAGGAGAGGGCCAGGAAGACGAACCTTAGTGAGGAGTTGGCAAGACTGCAGGACCTGAACCGCCAGTATGCCAAGACTGTACACCAGCTGGGACAGGAGATAGCACGCTCCGAGGCCCTGCACCTCAAGCTGACTGCCGGACGAGGGTAG
- the LOC135094900 gene encoding coiled-coil domain-containing protein 93-like isoform X3: MISTETKPSPATAREGQVDIREDEDQSVKLSEIVELLLAAGYFRARIKGLSPFDKIVGGMTWCIETCNFDVDVDLLFHENLTIGQKIALTERIVSVVRSMGCPPRLEPHQIQGLDAIHIFPVIQWLVKKALETREEFGDETRQFAVHEFLQHHTDPQQQRRQEALGHVAATLASVQANYGPKRRLRRRPGTAPPDTPAARVHTTVLEYGLSSRRPPSLHVKQGDGIDEADGGSSSEGRLSAQQVGSIVSSRAQEIAATSQHYSDLQQTIVNEVLGDSATSQLRALASLEQQRTALQAQLAEMETEKARAGVQVKEAMGRLQDAKRERQKAEEEMRSLGVKDDASRSALEELSRLVELNEAARKRETEFKDTCRKEAERMKAEISALQARITEVGEGQEEGERRLAAERERWGRARRQLAGRTRRVEAMRRLLDDRPGRAELSQYQRRFIELSNQVAATHRETQQFYNMYNTLADTKVYMDKELSLLNSILDNMAVALGNSSSMDEYLHQLETIVEGIRQNKMKLERRRTEERARKTNLSEELARLQDLNRQYAKTVHQLGQEIARSEALHLKLTAGRG; encoded by the exons ATGATATCCACGGAGACCAAGCCAAGCCCCGCCACGGCCAGGGaggggcag GTGGACATCAGGGAGGACGAGGACCAGAGTGTCAAGCTGTCAGAGATCGTAGAGTTGCTGCTGGCGGCCGGCTACTTCAGGGCGCGCATCAAGGGTCTCTCCCCCTTCGACAAG ATCGTGGGCGGCATGACCTGGTGCATTGAGACGTGTAATTTTGATGTGGATGTTGACCTTCTCTTCCATGAAAACCTCACTATTGGCCAGAAAAT agCGCTGACGGAGAGGATAGTGAGTGTGGTAAGGTCCATGGGCTGCCCCCCCCGCCTGGAGCCCCACCAGATCCAGGGTCTAGATGCCATCCATATTTTTCCAGtcatccag TGGCTGGTGAAGAAGGCTCTGGAGACAAGGGAGGAGTTTGGGGACGAGACGAGGCAGTTTGCAGTACACGAGTTTCTGCAGCATCACACCGAcccgcagcagcagcggcggcaagAGGCCCTGGGGCATGTCGCCGCTACCCTGGCCTCTGTGCAG GCTAACTATGGCCCCAAGAGGAGACTAAGACGCAGACCAGGGACAGCACCACCAGACACACCGGCAGCCCGCGTCCACACCACCGTGCTGGAGTATGGGCTGTCCTCGCGCCGCCCACCCTCCCTGCatgtcaag cAGGGTGATGGAATTGACGAGGCAgatggcggcagcagcagtgag ggtcgGCTCAGCGCTCAGCAGGTGGGGAGCATTGTGAGTTCCAGGGCTCAGGAGATTGCAGCCACATCTCAGCACTATTCCGACCTGCAGCAGACCATTGTG AATGAGGTGCTCGGGGACAGTGCCACCTCCCAGCTCCGGGCACTGGCGTCCCTGGAGCAGCAACGCACGGCACTGCAGGCCCAGCTGGCGGAGATGGAGACAGAGAAGGCCAGGGCTGGTGTGCAGGTGAAGGAGGCGATGGGCAGGCTGCAGGATGctaagagggagaggcagaaggcagaggaggaaatgaggagtcTTGGGGTGAAGGATGATGCCAGcaggag TGCCCTGGAGGAGCTGTCCCGCCTAGTTGAGCTGAATGAGGCGGCCCGCAAGAGGGAGACAGAATTCAAGGACACCTGCAGGAAGGAGGCCGAGAGAATGAAGGCTGAGAtcag CGCCCTGCAGGCAAGAATCacagaggtgggggaggggcaggaggagggggagaggaggttgGCGGCAGAGAGGGAGCGGTGGGGGCGGGCGCGGCGGCAGCTGGCCGGCAGGACGAGGCGTGTGGAGGCCATGCGACGACTGCTGGATGACAGGCCGGGCCGTGCTGAGCTGTCACAGTACCAGAGGAGGTTCATTGAGCTCTCCaaccaag tggccGCCACACACCGGGAGACGCAGCAGTTCTACAACATGTACAACACTCTGGCCGACACCAAGGTCTACATGGATAAGGAACTGTCCCTGCTCAACTCCATCCTGGATAACATGGCTGt TGCTCTCGGTAACTCCTCCAGCATGGACGAGTACCTACACCAGCTGGAGACCATAGTGGAGGGCATCAGGCAGAACAAGatgaag ctggAGAGGCGCCGGACAGAGGAGAGGGCCAGGAAGACGAACCTTAGTGAGGAGTTGGCAAGACTGCAGGACCTGAACCGCCAGTATGCCAAGACTGTACACCAGCTGGGACAGGAGATAGCACGCTCCGAGGCCCTGCACCTCAAGCTGACTGCCGGACGAGGGTAG
- the LOC135094904 gene encoding protein O-linked-mannose beta-1,2-N-acetylglucosaminyltransferase 1-like, whose translation MIWPKIRGRLCILIIRITPMHRRAVLNGGGGGGGECDEVEQLKEAMEYVMQIYPGLKYLLLLETGLSLSPDFVSFFTQALPALQTDPSLYCLSAASPLSLPLHPGNASRLHRVDHFVGGATLLPRRLLEEIVQEFVVYEDGMRGGGGGGEETRRTSMEWLTEWLSWWGRRYRRGCAVPDEPRVCSLHHTPAPNTHPCSARPTHALAATVDISRLLHYKYSQDVYWDISAAVPLGGSEINCTKPDFFPRVMNESIYIIYFKMENYDDDFTFHHIMKCFGVDLPRAVGYFEGVFQFMFRGKRMLLLGIPYSRFSPSIKNHNALIVADIPKRFVHGQTNYLRNRHVAFSFNTVLVMQGKV comes from the exons ATGATATGgccaaaaataagaggaagattaTGTATATTGATAATCCGTATAACCCCCATGCACCGCAGAGCTGTTcttaatggtggtggcggtggtggaggggagTGTGATGAGGTGGAACAATTAAAAGAGGCGATGGAATATGTGATGCAGATCTATCCTGGATTGAAATATTTACTCCTGCTGGAAACTGGGCTGTCCCTCTCACCAGATTTCGTCAg cttcttcACCCAAGCACTTCCAGCACTACAAACAGATCCATCTCTTTATTGCCTCTCCGCTGCCAGCccgctttcccttcccctccaccccggCAACGCTTCACGTCTCCACCGCGTTGACCATTTTGTTGGGGGCGCCACCCTCCTCCCGCGCCGCCTGCTGGAGGAAATTGTGCAGGAGTTTGTGGTGTATGAAGATGGGatgcggggtggtggtggtggtggtgaggagacaAGGAGAACAAGTAtg GAGTGGCTGACGGAGTGGCTGTCGTGGTGGGGGCGCAGGTACCGGCGTGGCTGCGCGGTGCCTGACGAGCCTAGAGTGTGTTCCCTGCACCACACACCAGCCCCGAACACACACCCCTGCTCTGCCCGCCCTACCCACGCCCTCGCCGCCACTGTGGATatcagcag gCTGCTTCACTACAAGTACAGCCAGGACGTGTACTGGGACATCTCAGCAGCTGTGCCTCTGGGTGGTAGCGAGATCAACTGTACCAAGCCTGACTTCTTCCCGCGCGTCAtg AATGAATCCATTTATATAATCTATTTCAAAATggagaattatgatgatgattttacCTTCCATCACAtcatgaag TGCTTCGGCGTTGACCTGCCAAGAGCGGTGGGTTACTTTGAAGGGGTGTTCCAGTTCATGTTTCGGGGCAAGAGAATGCTACTGCTTGGGATCCCTTATTCCCGGTTCTC GCCCAGCATCAAGAACCACAACGCTCTCATTGTGGCGGACATACCCAAGAGGTTCGTGCATGGCCAGACAAACTACCTGAGGAACAGACACGTCGCCTTCTCCTTCAACACTGTGCTGGTGATGCAGGGTaaagtataa